One genomic window of Fusarium fujikuroi IMI 58289 draft genome, chromosome FFUJ_chr01 includes the following:
- a CDS encoding cation transport family protein → MPDQDSSRPSEFWLYGYGYAETFLIAYSYSVINAIYRSLIWKPPPHFDRRIPGWVDGYVRRFWQARYTFKQPDEDHRGTPEAPGRVVTLIERSYWEQLTDSHDSAPERVWGVAYRIIPEKVTEVKEYLDIREINGYTIHYAPFHPADGSPPIRTLVYIGTPDNEQFVGPQDPQELAEHIFRSQGPSGLNKDYLLSLDTALSELAPDSGDHHIHDLARRVRELEKNCEDETKLVNPTTLVHQQKHSTEEAEEIEEPHH, encoded by the exons CCTGATAGCATATTCTTATTCAGTAATTAATGCCATTTACAGAAGCCTGATATGGAAGCCTCCGCCACACTTTG ACCGTAGAATTCCTGGATGGGTAGATGGCTATGTTCGTCGTTTCTGGCAG GCTAGGTATACCTTCAAACAGCCGGA TGAGGACCACAGAGGCACTCCTGAGGCCCCCGGGCGTGTCGTCACTTTGATCGAGAGATCTTACTGGGAACAGCTAACCGATAGTCACGACTCTGCTCCAGAGCGAGTTTGGGGGGTTGCATACCGTATCATTCCCGAAAAAGTAACCGAAGTCAAGGAGTATCTCGATATCCGCGAGATCAACGGCTACACCATTCACTACGCTCCATTCCATCCTGCCGATGGCTCTCCCCCTATTCGTACTCTGGTCTACATCGGCACCCCAGATAATGAGCAATTTGTCGGCCCCCAGGACCCCCAGGAGCTCGCCGAGCACATCTTCCGCAGTCAAGGCCCCAGCGGCCTGAACAAAGACTACCTGCTGAGTCTCGATACCGCCCTCAGCGAGCTTGCTCCCGATAGCGGCGATCATCACATCCATGACCTGGCCCGCCGTGTCAgggaacttgagaagaatTGTGAGGATGAAACTAAACTCGTCAACCCGACGACCTTGGTCCACCAACAAAAGCACAGTAccgaagaagcagaagaaatAGAAGAGCCACATCACTAA